From a single Micromonospora sp. WMMD1102 genomic region:
- a CDS encoding DEAD/DEAH box helicase, giving the protein MTLTDQLPGSADPDALFDAFAGWAQERGLSLYPHQEEALIEIVSGANLILSTPTGSGKSLVATGAHFAALAADRVSFYTAPIKALVSEKFFALCDIFGAENVGMLTGDASVNEDAPIICCTAEILANIALRDGERADVGMVIMDEFHFYAEPDRGWAWQVPLIELPQAQFVLMSATLGDVTHFQDDLSRRTGRSTALVRNAERPVPLMFSYAMTPLHETLEELLSTRQAPIYVVHFTQAAALERAQALMSVNVATRAEKDMIAEAIGNFRFTAGFGRTLSRLVRHGIGVHHAGMLPKYRRLVETLAQAGLLKVICGTDTLGVGINVPIRTVLFTGLSKYDGVKTRLLKAREFHQIAGRAGRAGFDTIGTVVVQAPEHVIENEKALAKAGDDPKKRRKVVRKKPPEGSIGWGRPTFERLVEAEPEPLTSSFQVSHAMLLNVVSRPGDAFAAMRHLLTDNHEEPAAQRKHIRRAIAIYRALLAGGVVERLAEPDEQGRRVRLTVDLQLDFALNQPLSPFALAAIELLDSASPTYALDVLSVIESTLDNPRQILSAQQFKARGEAVAAMKADGIEYEARLELLDEVTHPKPLAELLDAAYEMYRRGHPWVADYELRPKSVVRDMYERAMTFVEYVGFYGLSRSEGLVLRYLADAYKAVRQSVPEDAKTEELIDLIEWLGELVRQVDSSLIDEWERLRNPADPTAVVVDDKPPAVTGNVRAFRVLVRNALFRRVELAALRRYDELGALDAEDGWDADAWADALEPYFEAYDEIGTGPAARGPALLMIEQGRDRWTVRQILDDPDGDHDWGISAEVDLAASDAAGTAVLRVTEVGQLQ; this is encoded by the coding sequence ATGACGCTCACCGACCAGCTGCCGGGCAGCGCCGACCCCGACGCCCTCTTCGACGCGTTCGCCGGGTGGGCGCAGGAGCGTGGCCTGAGCCTCTATCCGCACCAGGAGGAGGCGCTGATCGAGATCGTCTCCGGGGCGAACCTGATCCTGAGCACCCCGACCGGCTCCGGCAAGAGCCTGGTCGCCACGGGTGCGCACTTCGCCGCCCTGGCGGCCGACCGGGTCAGCTTCTACACCGCGCCGATCAAGGCGCTGGTCTCGGAGAAGTTCTTCGCGCTCTGCGACATCTTCGGCGCCGAGAACGTCGGGATGCTGACCGGGGACGCCAGCGTCAACGAGGACGCCCCGATCATCTGCTGTACGGCGGAAATCCTCGCCAACATCGCCCTGCGGGACGGCGAGCGGGCCGACGTCGGCATGGTGATCATGGACGAGTTCCACTTCTACGCCGAGCCGGACCGGGGCTGGGCCTGGCAGGTGCCGCTGATCGAGCTGCCGCAGGCGCAGTTCGTGCTGATGTCCGCCACGCTTGGCGACGTCACCCATTTCCAGGACGACCTGAGCCGGCGAACCGGGCGGTCGACGGCACTGGTCCGCAACGCCGAGCGGCCGGTCCCGCTGATGTTCTCGTACGCGATGACGCCGCTGCACGAGACCCTGGAGGAGCTGCTCTCCACCCGGCAGGCGCCGATCTACGTGGTGCACTTCACCCAGGCCGCCGCGCTGGAACGCGCCCAGGCGCTGATGAGCGTCAACGTCGCCACCCGGGCCGAGAAGGACATGATCGCCGAGGCGATCGGCAACTTCCGGTTCACCGCCGGCTTCGGGCGTACGCTGTCCCGGCTGGTCCGGCACGGCATCGGGGTGCACCACGCGGGCATGCTGCCGAAGTACCGGCGGCTGGTGGAGACGCTGGCCCAGGCCGGGCTGCTCAAGGTCATCTGCGGCACCGACACCCTCGGCGTCGGGATCAACGTGCCGATCCGCACCGTCCTGTTCACCGGCCTGTCGAAGTACGACGGGGTGAAGACCCGGCTACTCAAGGCCCGCGAGTTCCACCAGATCGCCGGCCGGGCCGGGCGGGCCGGCTTCGACACCATCGGCACGGTGGTGGTGCAGGCGCCGGAACACGTGATCGAGAACGAGAAGGCGCTGGCCAAGGCGGGCGACGACCCGAAGAAGCGTCGTAAGGTGGTCCGGAAGAAGCCGCCGGAGGGCTCGATCGGCTGGGGCCGGCCCACCTTCGAACGGCTGGTCGAGGCCGAGCCGGAGCCGCTGACGTCGAGCTTCCAGGTCAGCCACGCCATGCTACTCAACGTGGTCAGCCGGCCCGGCGACGCGTTCGCCGCGATGCGGCACCTGCTGACCGACAACCACGAGGAGCCGGCCGCGCAGCGCAAGCACATTCGGCGGGCGATCGCGATCTACCGGGCGCTGCTGGCCGGCGGCGTCGTCGAGCGGCTCGCCGAGCCGGACGAGCAGGGTCGACGGGTACGCCTCACCGTCGACCTCCAGCTCGACTTCGCGCTCAACCAGCCGCTGTCGCCGTTCGCGCTGGCCGCGATCGAGCTGCTGGACAGCGCCTCCCCGACGTACGCCCTGGACGTGCTCTCGGTGATCGAGTCCACTCTGGACAACCCTCGGCAGATACTCTCGGCGCAGCAGTTCAAGGCGCGCGGCGAGGCGGTCGCCGCGATGAAGGCCGACGGCATCGAGTACGAGGCCCGGCTCGAACTGCTCGACGAGGTGACTCATCCGAAGCCGCTCGCCGAACTCCTCGACGCCGCCTACGAGATGTACCGGCGCGGGCACCCCTGGGTCGCCGACTACGAGCTGCGGCCCAAGTCCGTCGTCCGGGACATGTACGAACGGGCGATGACCTTCGTCGAGTACGTCGGCTTCTACGGCCTGTCCCGCTCCGAGGGGCTGGTGCTGCGCTACCTGGCGGACGCCTACAAGGCGGTGCGGCAGAGCGTTCCCGAGGACGCCAAGACCGAGGAACTGATCGACCTGATCGAGTGGCTCGGCGAACTGGTCCGGCAGGTCGACTCCAGCCTGATCGACGAGTGGGAGCGGCTGCGCAACCCGGCCGACCCGACCGCCGTGGTGGTGGACGACAAGCCGCCGGCGGTCACCGGCAACGTGCGGGCGTTCCGGGTGCTGGTCCGCAACGCGCTGTTCCGCCGGGTCGAGCTGGCCGCCCTGCGCCGCTACGACGAGCTGGGTGCGCTGGACGCCGAGGACGGCTGGGACGCCGACGCCTGGGCCGACGCGCTGGAGCCGTACTTCGAGGCGTACGACGAGATCGGCACCGGACCGGCGGCCCGCGGCCCGGCGCTGCTGATGATCGAGCAGGGCCGGGACCGCTGGACGGTCCGGCAGATCCTCGACGACCCCGACGGCGACCACGACTGGGGGATCAGCGCCGAGGTCGACCTCGCCGCCTCCGACGCGGCCGGCACGGCGGTACTCCGGGTGACCGAGGTCGGCCAGCTCCAGTAG
- a CDS encoding inositol monophosphatase family protein: MTITDHELAVAAAQAGAEVVRAGYGSALARFDKGSGDFATAADVEAERVIVELLRAARPDDTVVGEESGRTGSGGSGREWLVDPLCGTLNFAARSMLVAVNVALRSGPESGPESCSGSGSASGAESGPECRSEVVAAATADPFSGEVFWTDGTRARVRHDGVDADLRPSAESHLVDVNLDPPFPNDPAFRAVRLLANRHFAERFRPRVLSTTLAVAWVAAGRRAGYVTDGHLRDSVHFASGIALCRAAGCVLTDLRGNPLHSGTGGLVVAADEPTHAALLGMVDEQFRTGTGTP, from the coding sequence ATGACGATCACCGATCACGAGCTGGCCGTCGCGGCGGCCCAGGCGGGCGCCGAGGTGGTACGCGCCGGCTACGGCTCCGCGCTGGCCCGGTTCGACAAGGGTTCCGGCGACTTCGCCACCGCCGCCGACGTCGAGGCGGAGCGGGTGATCGTGGAGCTGCTCCGCGCCGCCCGCCCGGACGACACCGTCGTCGGCGAGGAGAGCGGGCGTACCGGATCGGGCGGCTCCGGCCGGGAGTGGCTGGTCGACCCGCTCTGCGGGACGCTCAACTTCGCCGCCCGCAGCATGCTGGTCGCGGTGAACGTCGCGCTGCGTTCCGGCCCGGAGTCCGGCCCGGAGTCCTGTTCGGGGAGCGGCTCGGCCTCCGGTGCGGAAAGCGGCCCGGAGTGCCGTTCGGAGGTGGTGGCGGCGGCCACCGCCGACCCGTTCAGCGGCGAGGTCTTCTGGACCGACGGCACCCGGGCCCGGGTACGCCACGACGGCGTGGACGCCGACCTCCGGCCGTCGGCCGAGTCGCACCTGGTGGACGTCAACCTCGATCCGCCGTTCCCGAACGACCCCGCCTTCCGGGCCGTACGCCTGCTCGCGAACCGGCACTTCGCCGAGCGGTTCCGGCCCCGCGTGCTCTCCACCACCCTCGCGGTGGCCTGGGTCGCCGCCGGCCGGCGGGCCGGCTACGTCACCGACGGCCACCTGCGGGACAGCGTGCACTTCGCCAGCGGGATCGCGCTGTGCCGGGCGGCCGGCTGCGTGCTCACCGACCTGCGGGGGAACCCGTTGCACAGCGGCACGGGTGGTCTCGTCGTGGCGGCCGACGAACCGACCCACGCCGCCCTGCTGGGCATGGTCGATGAGCAGTTCCGCACCGGCACGGGCACCCCGTGA
- a CDS encoding 2-phosphosulfolactate phosphatase, translating to MSIVGMHAEIPAGAVVVVIDVIRAFTTAAVAFERGVAEIACAPSVEVARGLRRLHPDRLLVGETDGLKPADFDFGNSPLEMSVARLDGRCLIQATSNGTRGLSRCPDPAALLAASAVNVGATARWIASNHAGTPYVILCTGTTAEDRACARYLTDLLDGAAPRPDDLVAGIMDGADEHTRRYARLPASERVDLSGDVRFCCDVDRADFAMVGEVREDHVVLAKVPC from the coding sequence GTGTCGATCGTGGGTATGCATGCCGAGATTCCGGCCGGCGCGGTTGTCGTCGTCATCGACGTGATTCGTGCTTTCACCACGGCTGCGGTCGCCTTCGAGCGCGGCGTGGCCGAGATAGCGTGTGCACCGTCCGTCGAGGTCGCCCGAGGGTTGCGGCGGCTGCACCCGGACCGTCTACTGGTCGGGGAGACCGACGGGCTCAAGCCCGCGGACTTCGACTTCGGGAACTCGCCGCTGGAGATGTCGGTGGCGCGGCTCGACGGCCGGTGCCTGATCCAGGCGACATCGAACGGCACGCGAGGGCTCTCCCGGTGTCCGGACCCGGCGGCGCTGCTCGCGGCGTCGGCAGTGAACGTGGGTGCCACCGCCCGATGGATCGCGAGTAACCACGCAGGGACTCCGTACGTGATCCTCTGCACCGGCACGACCGCGGAGGACCGGGCCTGCGCGAGGTACCTGACTGACCTTCTGGACGGGGCGGCACCGCGTCCGGACGACCTGGTCGCGGGCATCATGGACGGTGCCGACGAGCACACTCGACGCTATGCCCGGCTGCCCGCGTCCGAGCGTGTCGACCTCTCCGGCGACGTCCGTTTCTGCTGCGACGTCGACCGGGCCGACTTCGCCATGGTCGGGGAGGTCCGCGAGGATCACGTCGTCCTCGCAAAGGTGCCCTGCTGA